The region TAGAAGCCTTTTTAAAGTCTTTGCCTCATCCGGTCAGGATCGATGGGTCACCTTCCTATCCGTGACTGCGGCAGTAGCCAGTTGGTTGACAGCAGCCCTCCTGTTACTACTGTACTTAGATATTCTTCGGTAGGCGGATCTTCGGAACGGAACGAACAAACCAGTAAGGAAGACATATGGCGATTCAAGCGGTTACCAACAAGGACTTTGACCGAGAAGTGCTGCAATCACCTCTACCAGTCGTCGTAGACTTTTGGGCGGAATGGTGCGGTCCATGTAAGATGCTTGCACCCCTCTTGGAGGAGCTAGCCCAAGAACTCAACGGAAAAGCCAAATTCGTCAAAGTCAACGTCGACGAAGAGCCGGGTCTTGCACGGGCCTATTCCATCCAGTCGATCCCTACCCTGTTAGTTTTTAAAGACGGTCAGGTGAAAGCAAAACATATTGGCATGGCATCCAAAACTCATATCCTCTCTCGCATCCAACCTGTGTTAGAAAACTCAAGATAAAACTGTAGCTCGCCCACGCGAAATCCCATCTGCTTACGGACGCTCCCTAAGGAATGTTCCCGTCCCATTGACGCTCAAAAGACCTCTCCTGTGCCAGAGAAACTGGATAGTTGCATTTTTCCTAGGCCGAGCATAACTTGCTTTGGAAGTGACTCAAGACACCTTGAGTCAGTTCCAAAACGAAGATCGCGGGGTGGAGCAGCCAGGTAGCTCGTCAGGCTCATAACCTGAAGGTCGTAGGTTCAAATCCTACCCCCGCAATGGTCCGTTGCGCGCGGCCTATTCAACGAAGAATATCTTCCCAATCCTTGGGTTCCCCCAATCGGAAAACCCAAAGCCCGATTAACCACAGGAGAGAACCTCGCTGGAGACTCTGCTCGATATTGCCGGAAGAGTTTCACAAAAGAGCGGGACACGAACCGCCCTTCTGAAACGGACCACCAATTGGAGAGAAATTCTCCCTAAGGGCTATGGTGTTTCCCGTCCATGACCGGGGCGATCAAAAAGCGGTTCCTTCGAGAACGGCAACACTCCATTCCGTGGGGTGGTTCTCCATCGGGCGGATTTTTCCCATCCCCATTCTACCCGTCATCTTGGGCCTGGGAGCCACGTGGAAGACGATGTCGCAAACGGCTAGCTAAAGCATTAAGCTTACCCCTCGCGCCTGCACTGGTGACCCGCCTCCGAGGCTTGTTCGTAGAACTCCCTGACCAATACCCCATCGCGGCAGCCCAATAGGCTCGAGAGGAAAGCACCAAATCTTTTGCCACAGGACCGTTTCAGAACGCACCGAGCGCCTTTGGTGCCTTAGGTCTGTGATTACCGCCGTTTCCGCTATGACCCAACGATCAAATCCTAGACCATGAAACCGTTCCTAAAACCATAGACAACGATTCCTCTACCGGCGAAGATCGCCCGGCACGCCGGCCAAATCGTGCTCCCGACGATTCGCCTGCTGGAGTTTCACCCGCAATGCCCAGGTAGCGCCCAGTC is a window of Candidatus Methylacidithermus pantelleriae DNA encoding:
- the trxA gene encoding thioredoxin; translated protein: MAIQAVTNKDFDREVLQSPLPVVVDFWAEWCGPCKMLAPLLEELAQELNGKAKFVKVNVDEEPGLARAYSIQSIPTLLVFKDGQVKAKHIGMASKTHILSRIQPVLENSR